A genomic segment from Vicugna pacos chromosome 17, VicPac4, whole genome shotgun sequence encodes:
- the PLXNB1 gene encoding plexin-B1 isoform X2, whose translation MPALGPALLQALWAGWVLTLQPPPPAAFTPNGTHLQHLARDPASGTLYLGATNFLFQLSPELQLEATVSTGPVLDSRDCLPPVMPDECPQAQPTNNLNQLLLVSPGALVVCGSVHQGVCEQRRLGQLGQLLLRPERPGDTQYVAANDPAVSTVGLVAQGSAGEPLLFVGRGYTSRGVGGGIPPITTRALRPVDPQAAFSYEETAKLAVGRLSEYSHHFVSAFARGASAYFLFLRRDLQAQSRAFRAYVSRVCLRDQHYYSYVELPLACQGGRYGLIQAAAVATSSEVAQGEVLFAAFSSAAPPTVGRPPSAAAGASGASALCAFPLDEVDRLANRTRDACYTREGRAEDGAEVAYIEYDVNSDCAQLPVDTLDAYPCGSDHTPSPMASRVPLEATPVLEWPGVQLTAVAVTVEDGHTIAFLGDSQGQLHRVYLGLGSDGHPYSTQSIQQGSAVSRDLIFDGAFEHLYVMTQSTLLKVPVASCAQHLDCESCLAHRDPYCGWCVLLGRCSRRSECSRGQGPERWLWSFQPELGCLRVAALSPANISREERREIFLSVPDLPPLGLGESYSCHFEEYQSPALLTSSGVMCPSPDPSEAPVLPRGADHISVSVELRLGAVVIAKASLSFYDCVAVTELRPSAQCQACVSSHWGCNWCVWQHLCTHKASCDAGPMVVSQQSPLLSPASPARDAPTSFPPAAPKATVTPAPDTLPLEPGAPSTASASDVPPGARPSLLSPWGPWAGSSPTPASASTETPFSEDPSPSPHDGPATAVPAPTALGPMATSEDLLASHPSPSDVAALPPVPAEPGPEALPSAVPLDQPPGTAPATTFPGATGSTKPALDWLLREGGELPEADEWTGGDTPAFSTSTLLSGDGDSAEHEGPPAPLILLSSLDYQSDTPRLWELEEVNWGAGSCPCVESVQGSTLMPVHVQREIRLLGRNLRLFQDSPGDNECVMELEGHEVLVEARVECEPPPDTRCHVTCQTHQLSYEALQPELRVGLFLRRAGHLRVDSVDGLHVVLYDCSVGHEDCSRCQTAMPQYGCVWCKGERPRCVAREACGKAEAVVSQCPAPLIHSVEPLTGPIDGGTRVTIRGSNLGQHVQDVQDTVRVAGVPCVVDPQEYEVSSSLVCITKASREEVAGSVTVEVPGRGRGVSEHDFAYQDPKVHSIFPARGPRAGGTSLTLHGSKLLTGRLEDIRVVVGDQPCHLLLEQQAEQLRCETSPHPTPATLPVAVWFGATERRLQHSQFEYTSDPNVTSAGPTKSFLSGGREIRVRGQNLDVVQTPRIRVTVALGAPWPGQGLARRRRVIPETACSPGASCGGLHFEELCHVNSSQLITCRTPALPGLPEDPWVRVEFILDNLVFDFATLNPTPFSYEADPTLQPLNPEDPTAPFRHKPGSVLSVEGENLDLAMSKEEVVAMIGDGPCVVKTLTRHHLYCEPPVEQPLPRHHALREAPDALPEFTVQMGNLRFSLGHVQYDGESPLPFPMAAQVGLGVGTSLLALGVIIIVLMYRRKSKQALRDYKKVQIQLENLESSVRDRCKKEFTDLMTEMTDLTSDLLGSGIPFLDYKVYAERVFFPGHQESPLHRDLGVPESRRPTVEQGLGQLSNLLNSKLFLTKFIHTLESQRTFSARDRAYVASLLTVALHGKLEYFTDILRTLLSDLVAQYVAKNPKLMLRRTETVVEKLLTNWMSICLYTFVRDSVGEPLYMLFRGIKHQVDKGPVDSVTGKAKYTLNDNRLLREDVEYRPLTLNALLAVGPGAGEAQGVPVKVLDCDTISQAKEKMLDQLYKGVPLAQRPDPRTLDVEWRSGVAGHLILSDEDVTSEVQGLWRRLNTLQHYKVPDGATVALVPCLTKHVLRESQDYVPGERTPMLEDVDEGGIRAWHLVKPSEEPEPPRPRRGSLRGGERERAKAIPEIYLTRLLSMKGTLQKFVDDLFQVILSTSRPVPLAVKYFFDLLDDQAQQHGISDQDTVHIWKTNSLPLRFWINIIKNPQFVFDVQTSDNMDAVLLVIAQTFMDACTLADHKLGRDSPINKLLYARDIPRYKRMVERYYADIRQTVPASDQEMNSILAELSRNYSGDLGARVALHELYKYINKYYDQIITALEEDGTAQKMQLGYRLQQIAAAVENKVTDL comes from the exons ATGCCTGCCCTCGGCCCAGCTCTTCTCCAGGCGCTCTGGGCCGGGTGGGTCCTcaccctccagccccctccaCCAGCTGCTTTCACTCCCAATGGTACGCATCTGCAGCACCTGGCACGGGATCCTGCCTCAGGCACCCTCTACCTAGGGGCCACCAACTTCCTGTTCCAGCTGAGCCCTGAACTGCAGCTGGAGGCCACTGTGTCCACTGGCCCTGTGCTAGACAGCAGGGACTGTCTGCCGCCTGTGATGCCTGATGAAtgtccccaggcccagcccaccaACAACCTGAACCAGCTGCTCCTGGTGAGCCCGGGGGCCCTGGTGGTGTGTGGCAGTGTGCACCAGGGAGTCTGTGAGCAGCGGCGCCTAGGGCAGCTCGGGCAGCTGCTGCTCCGGCCAGAGCGGCCTGGGGACACCCAGTACGTGGCTGCCAATGACCCTGCCGTCAGCACCGTGGGACTGGTGGCCCAGGGCTCCGCTGGGGAGCCCCTCCTGTTTGTGGGGCGGGGCTATACCAGTAGGGGTGTGGGGGGTGGCATTCCTCCCATCACGACTCGAGCTTTACGGCCAGTGGACCCCCAGGCCGCCTTTTCGTACGAGGAGACGGCCAAGCTGGCCGTGGGCCGCCTCTCCGAGTACAGCCACCACTTTGTGAGCGCCTTTGCGCGTGGGGCCAGCGCCTACTTCCTGTTCCTCCGACGGGACCTACAGGCTCAGTCTAGAGCCTTTCGTGCCTATGTGTCCCGCGTGTGCCTCCGGGACCAGCACTACTACTCCTATGTGGAGCTACCTCTGGCCTGTCAGGGGGGCCGCTATGGGCTGATTCAGGCTGCAGCAGTGGCCACGTCTTCGGAGGTGGCCCAGGGGGAGGTGCTCTTTGCAGCCTTCTCCTCAGCTGCTCCCCCCACTGTGGGCCGGCCCCCATCGGCAGCTGCCGGGGCATCTGGAGCCTCTGCCCTCTGTGCCTTCCCCTTGGATGAGGTGGACCGCCTTGCTAATCGCACACGCGATGCCTGCTACACCCGGGAGGGCCGCGCTGAGGATGGGGCTGAGGTGGCCTACATCGAGTATGATGTCAATTCTGACTGTGCACAGCTGCCCGTG GACACCTTGGATGCTTATCCCTGTGGCTCAGACCACACGCCCAGCCCCATGGCCAGCCGTGTCCCCTTGGAAGCCACGCCAGTTCTGGAGTGGCCAGGGGTTCAGCTAACAGCTGTGGCAGTCACCGTGGAAGATGGACACACCATTGCTTTTCTGGGTGACAGTCAGGGACAGCTGCATAGG GTCTACTTGGGCCTGGGGAGTGATGGCCACCCGTACTCCACACAGAGCATCCAGCAGGGGTCTGCAGTAAGCAGAGACCTCATCTTTGATGGGGCCTTCGAGCATCTGTATGTCATGACCCAGAGCACA CTTCTCAAGGTTCCTGTGGCCTCCTGTGCTCAGCACCTGGACTGTGAGTCTTGCCTGGCCCACAGGGACCCATACTGTGGGTGGTGTGTGCTCCTTGGCAG GTGCAGCCGCCGTTCTGAGTGCTCGCGGGGCCAAGGCCCAGAGCGCTGGCTGTGGAGCTTCCAGCCTGAGCTGGGTTGTCTTCGAGTAGCAGCCTTGAGTCCCGCTAACATCAGccgagaggagaggagggag ATTTTCTTGTCAGTACCTGACCTGccacccctggggctgggggagtctTATTCTTGCCACTTTGAGGAGTACCAGAGTCCTGCCCTGCTGACCAGTTCTGGTGTGATGTGCCCCTCCCCCGACCCTAGTGAGGCCCCAGTGCTGCCAAGAGGAGCCG ATCACATCTCCGTGAGTGTGGAGCTCAGATTAGGTGCAGTTGTGATTGCCAAGGCTTCCCTCTCCTTCTATGACTGTGTGGCAGTCACCGAGCTCCGGCCGTCTGCACA GTGCCAGGCCTGCGTGAGCAGCCACTGGGGGTGTAACTGGTGTGTCTGGCAGCATCTGTGCACACACAAGGCCTCGTGTGATGCCGGGCCCATGGTGGTTAGCCAACAG AGCCCGCttctctccccagcctctcctgcaAGAGATGCACCCACCTCCTTCCCACCCGCAGCCCCCAAGGCCACGGTCACCCCAGCTCCTGACACCCTTCCCCTGGAGCCTGGGGCTCCTTCTACAGCCTCAGCCTCGGATGTCCCCCCTGGGGCCAGGCCTTCCTTGCTCAGTCCCTGGGGGCCATGGGCAGGTTCCAGCCCCACACCTGCCTCGGCCTCCACAGAGACACCCTTCTCTGAGGACCCTTCTCCCAGCCCCCATGATGGACCTGCAACTGCTGTCCCTGCCCCTACGGCCCTCGGACCCATGGCCACATCCGAGGACCTCTTGGCCTCCCACCCATCGCCCTCAGATGTGGCAGCACTGCCCCCTGTCCCTGCAGAGCCTGGCCCTGAGGCCCTCCCCTCTGCAGTACCCCTGGACCAGCCCCCCGGCACTGCTCCCGCCACAACTTTCCCAGGGGCCACTGGCTCCACGAAACCCGCTCTGGACTGGCTCCTGAGAGAAGGCGGCGAGCTGCCCGAGGCGGACGAGTGGACGGGGGGTGACACGCCCGCCTTCTCCACTTCCACCCTCCTCTCAGGTGATGGAGACTCGGCTGAGCACGAGGGCCCTCCCGCCCCCCTCATCCTCCTGTCCAGCCTCGACTACCAGTCTGACACCCCCAGGCTCTGGGAGCTG GAGGAGGTGAACTGGGGGGCAGGCTCCTGCCCTTGTGTGGAGAGCGTTCAGGGCTCCACGCTGATGCCAGTCCATGTGCAGCGAGAAATCCGGCTGCTGGGCAGGAACCTCCGCCTCTTCCAG GATAGCCCAGGAGACAATGAGTGTGTGATGGAGCTGGAGGGGCACGAGGTTTTGGTTGAGGCCCGGGTCGAGTGTGAGCCGCCTCCAGACACCCGGTGCCATGTCACATGTCAGACGCACCAG CTCAGCTATGAGGCTCTGCAGCCAGAGCTCCGTGTAGGGCTGTTTCTGCGTCGGGCCGGCCACCTGCGTGTGGACAGTGTGGATGGGCTGCATG TGGTGCTCTATGACTGTTCCGTGGGACATGAGGATTGCAGCCGCTGCCAAACCGCCATGCCCCAGTATGGGTGTGTGTGGTGCAAGGGGGAGCGTCCACGGTGTGTGGCCCGGGAGGCCTGTGGCAAGGCTGAGGCTGTGGTCTCCCAGTGCCCGGCACCCCTCATCCACTCG GTGGAACCTCTGACTGGACCTATAGACGGAGGCACCCGTGTCACCATCAGGGGCTCCAACCTGGGCCAACATGTGCAGGACGTGCAAGACACTGTCAGAGTGGCTGGAGTGCCCTGTGTTGTGGACCCTCAGGAGTACGAGGTGTCCAGCAG CCTCGTGTGTATCACTAAGGCCAgcagggaggaggtggcaggCTCTGTGACAGTGGAGGTGCCAGGAAGAGGACGCGGTGTCTCAGAGCACGACTTTGCCTACCAG GACCCGAAAGTACATTCTATCTTCCCGGCCCGAGGCCCCAGAGCTGGGGGCACCAGTCTCACCCTGCACGGCTCCAAGCTCCTGACTGGGCGGCTAGAAGACATCCGAGTGGTGGTTGGAGACCAGCCTTGTCACTT GCTGCTGGAGCAGCAGGCAGAGCAGCTGCGGTGTGAGACCAGCCCACACCCGACACCCGCCACACTTCCCGTGGCTGTGTGGTTTGGGGCCACCGAGCGGAGACTTCAGCACAGCCAGTTCGAGTACACATCAGACCCCAATGTCACCTCTGCTGGCCCCACCAAGAGCTTCCTCAG TGGAGGACGTGAGATACGGGTCCGTGGCCAGAATCTGGATGTGGTACAGACACCAAGGATCCGAGTGACTGTGGCCCTAGGAGCACCATGGCCGGGCCAGGGGCTTGCGCGGAGGCGCCGTGTGATCCCGGAGACAGCATGCTCCCCCGGAGCCTCCTGTGGTGGCCTTCAT TTTGAGGAGCTCTGCCACGTGAACTCCTCCCAGCTCATCACGTGCCGCACACCGGCCCTCCCAGGCCTGCCTGAGGACCCCTGGGTCCGTGTGGAATTTATTCTTGACAACCTGGTCTTTGACTTTGCCACACTGAACCCCACACCCTTCTCCTATGAAGCTGACCCCACTCTGCAGCCCCTCAACCCCGAGGACCCCACTGCGCCGTTCCGGCACAAGCCTGGGAGTGTGCTCTCTGTGGAG GGGGAAAATCTGGACCTTGCAATGTccaaggaggaggtggtggccaTGATAGGGGACGGCCCCTGCGTGGTGAAGACACTGACCAGGCACCACCTGTACTGCGAGCCCCCAGTGGAGCAGCCCCTGCCCCGGCACCACGCCCTCCGTGAGGCACCGGACGCTTTGCCTGAATTCACG GTGCAGATGGGGAACTTGCGCTTCTCCCTGGGCCACGTACAGTATGATGGCGAGAGCCCCTTGCCTTTCCCCATGGCAGCCCAGGTGGGCTTGGGGGTGGGCACCTCTCTTCTGGCTCTGGGTGTCATCATCATTGTCCTCATGTACAG GAGGAAGAGCAAGCAGGCCCTGAGGGACTATAAGAAGGTGCAGATCCAGCTGGAGAATCTGGAGAGCAGCGTGCGGGACCGCTGCAAGAAGGAATTCACGG ACCTTATGACTGAGATGACCGATCTTACCAGTGACCTTCTGGGCAGTGGCATCCCTTTCCTCGACTATAAGGTGTATGCTGAGAGGGTCTTCTTCCCTGGGCACCAGGAGTCACCCTTGCACCGGGACCTGGGTGTGCCTGAGAGCAGGCGACCCACTGTGGAGCAAGGGCTGGGGCAGCTCTCCAACCTGCTCAACAGCAAGCTCTTCCTGACCAAg TTCATCCATACCCTGGAGAGCCAGCGCACCTTCTCAGCTCGGGACCGCGCCTATGTGGCATCTCTGCTCACCGTGGCGCTGCATGGGAAGCTTGAGTACTTCACCGACATCCTGCGCACCCTGCTCAGTGACCTGGTGGCCCAGTACGTGGCCAAGAACCCCAAGCTGATGCTGCGCAG GACAGAGACCGTGGTGGAGAAGCTGCTCACCAACTGGATGTCCATCTGCCTCTACACTTTTGTGAgg GACTCGGTAGGAGAGCCTCTGTACATGCTTTTCCGTGGAATTAAGCATCAAGTGGACAAGGGCCCGGTGGACAGTGTGACTGGCAAAGCCAAATACACCCTGAATGACAACCGGCTGCTCCGAGAGGACGTGGAGTACCGTCCCCTG ACCTTGAATGCTCTGTTGGCTGTGGGCCCTGGAGCAGGAGAAGCCCAGGGTGTCCCCGTGAAGGTCCTGGACTGTGACACCatctcccaggccaaggagaAGATGCTGGACCAGCTTTATAAAGGAGTGCCTCTTGCCCAGCGGCCAGATCCCCGCACCCTGGATGTTG AATGGCGGTCTGGGGTGGCTGGGCATCTCATTCTTTCTGACGAGGACGTGACTTCTGAGGTGCAGGGTCTGTGGAGGCGCCTGAACACCCTGCAGCATTAcaag GTCCCAGACGGAGCCACTGTGGCCCTCGTCCCCTGCCTCACCAAGCATGTTCTTCGGGAAAGCCAGGATTATGTCCCTGGAGAGA GGACTCCAATGCTGGAGGACGTGGACGAGGGTGGCATCCGGGCTTGGCACCTGGTGAAGCCAAGCGAGGAGCCGGAGCCACCTAGGCCTCGGAGGGGCAGCCTTCGGGGCGGGGAGCGCGAACGAGCCAAGGCCATCCCTGAGATCTACCTGACCCGCCTGCTGTCCATGAAG GGCACCCTGCAGAAGTTTGTGGATGACCTGTTCCAGGTGATTCTCAGCACCAGCCGTCCCGTGCCACTCGCAGTGAAGTACTTCTTTGACCTGCTGGACGACCAGGCGCAGCAGCACGGCATCTCTGACCAGGACACCGTCCACATCTGGAAGACCaacag